The sequence ACCCCGACCGGATAGCCGCGCTGGGCAATTCCGCGGGCGGACACATCGTCGCCATGCTGGCCGCCACCGGCGCGAAGCCCGCCTTCGAGGGAACGGAGAATCCCGGTCCCTCCAGCCGGATCAGCGCGGCGGTGAGCCTTTATGGCGCGCTCGATCTCACGGAATACAAGCGTCCAACGGGCTGGATCAGCATCGGCGGCATCGCGAAGCGGATGATGCGCCGTTTTGTCGCGAAAGACTACAAAGGCGGCGAAGACCCTTACGTGGTGGCCTCGCCGCTTACCTATTTTGACCAGGACACGGCGCCCATGCTGTTGATTCAGGGCGAGAACGACAATCTCGTCCCCTACGTCGTGGCGCAGCGCGCCTACGAGAAGCTGGAGGAAGCGGGCGTGAAATCGCGGCTGATTTCCGTGCCGGAGCGCGGGCACGCCTTCGATTTCTTCTATCCCCGGAAGCGCAATGAGATTTTCCAGGAAATCCTCGCGTTCCTGAATGAAACCATCGGCCCGCCGGGCGCGCGGGCTGCCGCGCATGAGTAGTCCGGCGCGCCGGTCCCGGCGCAAGCCCGCCCCCGCCGAATACGACGCCTGGGCGCCGTACTACGACCTCATCCACGAAGGGCTGCCGGGCGAAGCCGAGTTCTACGTCGGGCAGGCCGTGCGCATTGGCGGTCCCGTGCTCGAACTGGGCTGTGGCACGGGCCGTCTCGCGATTCCCATGGCGATGTCGGGCGTCGACGTGACCGGACTGGACAATTCGGCGGGCATGCTCGCCCTGTGCAAGGAAAAGGCGCGCCGGATTCGCCGCCTGCCCGGCAAGCTGGACCTGGTGCAGGCGGACATGCGCGATTTTGACCTCGCCGCGGAATTCAAGCTCGTCGTCATGGCCTACCGCACCTTCATGCACCTGCTCACGCCCGCGGACCAGTGCGCGTGCCTGCAGCAGGTGCGCAATCACCTCAGGGATGACGGCGTCTTCATCCTGAACGTGTGGGCGGCGTGGCCGTCGCGCATCGTCGCGGTCCGCGGCAT comes from Candidatus Hydrogenedentota bacterium and encodes:
- a CDS encoding alpha/beta hydrolase, whose amino-acid sequence is MAGCVHGVRTQENLCYAKAGTRSQHLTLFLPEGGLERGPRPCVLLVHGGAWTGGTRYQLRWYGNRLAEEGYVAAAISYRKLPRYGFPACVEDAKAAVRWLRLNADACGIDPDRIAALGNSAGGHIVAMLAATGAKPAFEGTENPGPSSRISAAVSLYGALDLTEYKRPTGWISIGGIAKRMMRRFVAKDYKGGEDPYVVASPLTYFDQDTAPMLLIQGENDNLVPYVVAQRAYEKLEEAGVKSRLISVPERGHAFDFFYPRKRNEIFQEILAFLNETIGPPGARAAAHE
- a CDS encoding methyltransferase domain-containing protein; translated protein: MSSPARRSRRKPAPAEYDAWAPYYDLIHEGLPGEAEFYVGQAVRIGGPVLELGCGTGRLAIPMAMSGVDVTGLDNSAGMLALCKEKARRIRRLPGKLDLVQADMRDFDLAAEFKLVVMAYRTFMHLLTPADQCACLQQVRNHLRDDGVFILNVWAAWPSRIVAVRGMHDPGEFLLAGEHHIPDAGIRLVHHHTAEYDEVRQLIIERHRIEEWDHRGRLLREAELPLVRAWVTPREMEHLVRRCGFDIEAVFGDFDCRPLGPEDNEMIWVLRSSRGKSL